The Candidatus Rokuibacteriota bacterium genome segment GTGGCGAGCGCCTGCCCCACCTGGGCGGCCATGTCCTCGGTGAGCACGGAGGCATCGGGAGGGGTGGCCTGCTTGTCCTCGATAGAATCGGCGAGCTTCGTCCCGCGCTCGTTGTGAATCGGCATTTCCAGGGACAGAGGCGCCGTCGGAGTCTCGAGAAGCGGTCGGATCTTCTGCGCGGGCATCCGCATCCGTCGGGCCAGTTCCTCCACCGTGGGCTCACGCCCCAACTCCTCGGCCAGTGCTCGGCGCGCGCCGGAGAGAAGAGTCAACGTCTGCACCAGGTGCACGGGGATGCGGATCGTTCGCGCACGGTCGGCGATGCCCCGCGTGATGGCCTGCCTGATCCACCACGTGGCGTAGGTCGAGAATCTGAACCCGCGCCGATACTGGAAGCGATCCACGGCCTTGATGAGGCCGACGTTGCCCTCCTGGATGAGGTCCAGGAGCGGCACCCCGCTCCGGAGATAGCGCTTCGCCACCGAGACGACCAGGCGGAGGTTGGCCTCGATCAGGGCGCGCTTGGCTTCCCTGACCACCTGGTCCTTCTCGTTGATGTGCGCCACCAGCGCCTGGAACTCCTCGCGGGGCAGGCCGATGTGCCGCTCGACCGTGCGAAGTTCCTCGGCCGCGCGTCGCGACGGTATCTCGGCTTCGAGCTTCTGCATGCGCGCATTCAGCCGCTCGAGCTCGACCACCAGCTCCTCCACCACGGCTGACCTGATGGGTAGCTCGGCGACGATCTGCTGCAGGCGTTCCCGAGCGCGAGAGATCCGTCGTTCGGCCGCCGGCGATGGTCCCCGCCGGGCGCCTTCGAGCTTGCCGATCTCCGTCGCGAGCCGGCGCACGCGGGCAAAGGCGGCCAGCACGGCCCGAACCTTCGCGGGGCTCGGCTCCCCCGTCTCCGGAAACAGGATCAAGTCGTCCGAGGGGATCTCGCGGCACCGTACGCGAGCCGCGAGGTCCAGCAACGTCTTGACCGCGATCGGAACCGCCACCAGCGCCCGGCGCAGCTCCGTTTGGCCCGCCTCGACGCGCTGGCCGATCTCGACTTCCTGCGCCGCCGTCAGGAGCTTGGCCTTGCCGATTTCGTTGAGGTACCTCTGGACCGAGTCCGGCGGTCGGGCTTCTTCGATCTCCTCTTCCTGTTCTTCGAAGGCCTCGAGCGGGCCGGCAGGGCCGGATCCCGACACGGCGGGCTCCTCGGTCGCCTCGAGAGACCGGGCCCAGGCGCGCTGCCTGAGCGCCTGTTCCAGTTCCACCTCTTCGATCGGCTCGGCGGCGGCACCCCCGACCGGGTCCACGCTGGCGACGATCAGCGAGCGGCCGGGGTGCCGTAGCAGCGGCAGGGGGAGGTGAATCCTGGAAACCGGCAGCACTCCCCGCTGGATCGCCCGCTTCCGCCATTCGCGCTCCAGGTCTCGAGCGGCGCCAGGGGAGAGGACTCGACCGGCGCGATGCTGACCGCGCTTTGATCCTTTCATCTTACTCATGGGTCCCCAGATGCCGCGGGCCGCGATCTGCGTCCCGACCATTCGTTCGCGCTCTTCCCTGAAGTCGCCCCCGGGCATGCCGACCTCATCTCGCGCTCGTGGCAGACCGGGCAACCACCGAGGTCTGGCTCCTCATGCCGCGCTCGCTTCACCGCAGGTGCCGGCCGAACCAAGCTGTCGTCAGCCTGGCCGCCTGCCCGAGCGCCTGCAAGTCGCCGAACAGGTGGTCGCCTCCAGGCACGACCTCGAGCCGCGCCGGCCCAGTCAGACCGGCCAGCAGCTCCTCGTTGGCGGCCCTGATCGGCTCATCGTATTCGCCCACGATCAACAGGGTCGGCACGTTGACGGCCGAGGCGGCCGCCTTGGCACCGGTTGGATTCGCCGAGCGAAGGACCAGGGCTCGGATCCGGGCATCCTGCGCCGCCGTCAGCAGGGCCACGGCGCCACCCGAGCTGGCCCCCATCACTCCGACCCGGCTCGAATCCACCTCGTCGAGGGCTTCCAGGAGCCCGATGGCCGCCCCGAGATCATCGACCTGCTGGTCGAGCGTACTGTCCGTCTCCGTGCCTTCGCTGTCCCCGTGACCGGTGAAGTCGAACAGGAGCGCGGCGAATCCCTCCGCCACCAGCTCCTCGGCGACTTTCCGGTTCCGGGGGCTCGCCTGACCGCTCCCCCAGCCGTGGGCGAAGACCACCGCGGGATGCGGACCCCCCGTGGCGGGCGTGAGCAGGGTCCCGGAAAGCCGGAGTCCGCGAGCGTTGGTGAACGACAGGGCCAGCCCCCACGGATTCCCCGCTATGTCCCGCTCCCCGGAACGGGCGAGCATGGCGAGCACCTGTTGGTCGGAGACCGGGGAGAAGTCCCGATAGTAGTTCCCGACAGCCACGAAGGACTCGTCCACGATCAGGCTCAGGAAACGGTCGGCCTCGCGGCGGAAGCGGCGCGCGGCTTCCCCGGCCGCGCAGGGCACGGCCACGGTGACGTCCCGGGCGCCATGGCGCCGCGCGTAGGCGAGCGCCGCCAGCATGGTAAGCCCGGTGGCCAGCCCGTCGTCGATCAACACGACGCCCGAGCCGGGAAGATAGTGCTCGAGCGGCGGCACCTTGTAGAGCGCCATCCGGCGTCGAATCTCCGCTCCCACCCGCGTCTTGGCGGCCTCGATATCCTCGGGCCGGAGCTCGAGCTGGGCCACGATGTCGGCGTCCATCAGGACCTCCCCGTCCTCATCCAGCGCCCCGAAGGCGAGCTCGGGGGCGATGGGGGCGGTGAGCTTGCGCGCGTACACGACCGTGAGCGGCAGCCGGAGCCGTCGGACCGCGGGCAGGGCCACGGCAACCCCTCCGCGCGGAATCGCGGCGAGCACGGAGGGGGGAGAAATCAGCGCCGCCAGCCGCTCCGCGAGCTGTCGGCCGGCTTCCTCACGGTCACTAAACCCCATGAACTTCCTCGATCGCTCCCCCGAGATCGGCGTGGCGCTCGGCCCCCGGAACCTGCCTCTATGGACGAGCATCGGCCGTGCCAGAATCGCTTAGCGCGGAACTGTGGAGATGTCGGCGTGCCCTGCCCTTGTCCTGGGTCGCCGGCTCCACACTGGGGCGGGCTGGCCCCATGCGGCCGGCCACAGGGCTCGGAGGGAAAATGGCCGTGGCAGGGGCCTTGCATGCTTGTCCTGTATGATCCTCTTTTCGCTTCCGGCCTACGAGGGCCTCGCCGGGGCCCTGGAGCGCCTGGCGGCGCTGGATCGCGGCCACTTCTCTATCGCGCGCTTTTCCAACGGTGAGCTGCACGCGGCCATCGACACGACGGTCGCCGACCAGGCTTGCTTGCTGCTGGGATCCGTCGCGCCGCCTGACGCGGACCTACTGTCCACTCTGCTACTGAGTCACACACTCGCCAAGGAGGGTGCTGCCCGGATCACCGCGCTCCTACCGTACCTGGGGTACTCGCGCCACGACAGGGACGAGCCCCGGAAGAGCCTTGGCACCGCCTGGGTGGGCGAGCTATTGCGCGCCTCCGGGACCACCGAGGTGATCACGGTGGACGTGCACAGTCCCCTCGCCCACAAGCGGGTCCCCATCCCCGTCCGGTCGCTCTCACCGGCGGGGCTCTTCGCCGACGCCTTGACCTCGGTCGCGCCGGAGGACCCGACGCTGGTCGCCCCCGACGAGGGCGCGCTCGAACGGTGCGAGGCGGTGAGGCGGCTGGCCGGCATCGAGCGGCCGGTGGCCTACTTCACGAAGAAGCGAACAGAGACGGGGGTCCTCCATTCGACACTTCACGGGGTCGTCGGGCCCTCGGCCGTCATCGTGGACGACATCCTGGACACCGGCGGAACCCTGATCTCCGCCTGCGAGGCCCTCGGACGCGCCGCTGTCGGGACGATCGTCGTGATGGTCACGCACGGGCTGTTCACGGGCACATCCTGGCAGCGACTGGGAATGCTCGCGGTCAGGCGCATCTACTGCACCGACACCCTGCCGCCGCCCCCGCCGAGCACGGCGCCCCCGATCGAGGTTCTTTCGGTGGCACGGCTTCTGTCGAGCGCCCTCAACGCGTCGGAAGGCGGAACGGCGGGCTAGCTCGAGCGATCCCGGGAACCGGCTCGAAATGTCGGAGCCGCCGGCTACCCGGCGCGCCCCATTTGCCCTCTTCCTCACTTCGCTACGGACGGCGCCCCGTGGTCCCCGACTGGGTCGACGCGCAGGATCAGGCCGTACTTCGCAGCGAGGACGAGCGCGCCCTCGTACTCCCTCCCCGTGATCGGCCGGTGGTCGATCGTCCCGTTCGATAGGGCCGATCGGGCGACGGGCGCCCCGGGCGTGGCGGGCTGGCTTCAGGCCTGCTGGAGCGCCGCGAACGCGTGGCTGTAGAGCTCGACGCTCACCTGGGCTTCGAGATCGTCTGCGTGTTCGACGGCATCGGGCGGAAGCGGCAGCCTCGGACGGGGGAGCCCGGGTCACGGTCTTCGAGCGCTCGTGACCAAGCTCCGGATCGCTGCGGGGATGTCCTCCGCCGACGAGGTGGGGCCGAAGGTCGCGGCCACGCCCTTGTCCCGGAGGAGAGACTCATCGCCCGCGGTGAGGACCGAGCCGCCGACGACCACTGGGATCGACAGCCCCTGCTGACGGAGAAGCGCCAGCAGCTCGTCGATGTAGTGCAGGTACTCCCACGAGTGGCACGACAGGCCGATGACGTCGGCATTCTCGTCGCCCGCGGTCTTGACGATGCCGGGAGGCAGGTTGAACCGGCCGAGATAGATCACCTCCATGCCGGCATCACGGAGGAGGCGGGCCACGGCCACGGCCCCGACCTCGTGCTGGTCGAGGCCGAGCATGCCGATGAGCACTCGGACCGGCCTCACAGCGGCGACTCCATCATGCCGAAGGGATCGCCGGGGACGCCGTAGGCCGCGCGCAGCACCCAGGCCATCTCGCCGATGGTGGCCCCGGCAGCCGTGGCGGCGATGATGGCCGGCATCAGGTTCTCGCCCGGGTTCCCGGCGGCCCGCCTCACGCCCGCGAGCGCGCCGCGCACGCCGCGGGAGTCCTGCGAGCGCTTGTGCTCGCGGATCCGCCCCACCTGCTCCCGCGAGGGTTCGATCTTCTGCTCCGCCACGTCCCGCAGCAGGGTGTCCTCGTGCGCGGCCATCCGGTGGACGTTGACACCCACCTGCGGCCTCGTGCCCTCCCGCACGTCCCGCGCGTGGCGCTCCATGGCGTCCTGGAAGAGCCCCCGGAACCAGCCCCGGTCGCAGAGCGCGCCGGGGTCGCCCAGCCCCTCGATGCGCGCCACCATCTCCCGGATGCGTCGCTCCAGCTCGTCGGTGAGCGCCTCCACGTAGTACGAGCCGCCCAGGGGGTCGGCCACGCGCGCGGCATTGGTCTCGAGCGCGATCACCTGCTGCGTGCGCAGTCCCACCAGATGGGCCTCGGGGCTGGGCGTGCGGAAGGCCTCGTCGAAGCCGGAGATCTCGATGCCCTGCACCCCGGCCAGGGCCAGCGCGAGCGCCTGCGTGGCGCCGCGGACGATGTTGTTGACGGGCTGCTGCGCCGTGAGCGAGAGCCCCGAGGTATGCGAGGCGATGTTCACGGCCAGCGACCGCGGGTCCCGGGCGCCAAACTCGTCCCGCATCATCCGGGCGTAGAGCCGCCGGGTGGCGCGGATCTTGGCGATCTCCTCGAAGAAGTCCATCCCGCAGTTCACGAGGATGGCGACGCGCGGGGCGAAGGCGTCCACGGGCACGCCGCGGCGGCGGAGCTCCCGCACCACGTGGCGGATCTCCACGAATCCCAGCGCCATCTCCTCGACGGCGTCGAGCCCACCGTCGCTGATGTAGTAGGTGTCCTCGAGGAAGGCGTGGAAGCGCGGCATCTCGCGGCTCGCGAACTCGATGGAGTCGGCCGTCATCCGGAGCCTGAGCGGGAAGGGCATGTGGGTGGCGTAGCCGCAGTCCTCGCAGTAGAAGGGCGGCTGGACGATGGAGCCCCTGAGCCGCGCCGGCTCGATCCCGCGCTCCCGCGCGGCGAGGTAGAAGCCCGCCATGCCGAAGAGCGGGGGCAGCGACTGCGAGACCGTGAGCCCGTCGAGCGGCAGGTCGGCGTAGAGCTGGCGGTAATCGTCGAGGCAGCAGAGCGAGACCCCCTGCGTCCCCACTGCGTGCGCGGCGGCCGGATGGTCGGCATCGAGATAGGCCATGGTCGGGGTGTCGCCGATGACGTCGATGCCCGTCGCCCCTGTGCCGATGAGGTACTTGAGCTGGGCATTGGAGCGGGACGGCGTGCCCTCTCCCGACAGCTCGCGCTGGATCCAGGCCGACGCTCCCTGCTCGGGCGGCCGCCGGCCGCGCGTAAAGGGGAAGGCGCCGGGGTCGCCGAGGGCCTCGTCGTAGCGGAGCTCCGCCACGTCTCCGGGGCCGTAGACGGGCTTGAGTGGGATCCTCGAGCGGGTCGCGCGCTCCGTCATGGGGGCCTCCTCGCCGCGCCGGCCTCCTTGCGGCTCCCCAACGCCGCCGCATTGAGCCTGAGCCCGCCGTCCACCGGGATCTCGGCCCCGTTGATGAAGGCGGCGCGGTCCGAGACGAGGAAGGCGATGAGGTGGGCCACCTCCTCGACCTCGCCGAGCCGGCGGGCCGGCGTCACCGCCACGGCACCCTCCCTGATCTCGACGGGCATGGCGGCAACCAGCGGCGTGGCGATGAGCCCCGGGAGCACGGCATTGCAGGTGATGCCGTCCCGGGCATGCTCGAGGGTCACGGTCTTCGTGAGGCCGAGCAGCCCCGCCTTGCTCGCCGCGTAGCCCACCTGGTTGTGCAGCCCCCCCAGCGCCGCGACGGAGGACACGTTGACGATCCGCCCCCAGCGGCGCTCGGCCATGGAGCCGATCACCGCCTGGATCATGTGGAAGGCGCCCGAGAGGTTCACGCCGATCTCGCGCTGCCACGCCTCGGGCATCATCCGCGCCACCGGGGCGATATTGCTCACGATGCCGGCGTTGTTGACGAGGATGTCGATGGGCCCCAGCGCCTGCCGCAGCGCCTCGACGCCCTCTCGGACCCGAACGGGATCGGCGATATCGAAGACCACCGAGGCGGCCCGGCCGCCCCCCTGCTCGATGACCGCGGCGGTCTCGGCCACCTCCGGTACGACGTCCACCACGCCCACGCGGGCGCCCTCCCGCGCCAGCAGCAGCGCCGTGGCCCGGCCGATGCCCCGCGCCGCCCCCGTGACTACGGCGACCCGGTTCTCGAGCCGCATGCCTCTCACCTCCTCACAGCCCGTGATGCTTCCACGGCGGTCGCTTCTTGCCCACGACGGAGCCGGCGTCCCGCACCCGGCGCTGCCGCGCCATCACCTGCCCCTGAAGACAGCCGTCGAGCGCGTGAGGAACGCCCGGTGGCCGGCCAGCCAGTCCTCCGAGCGGCAGAGGTAGCTGAAGGTGTCGGTCTCGAAGGCGATGCCGTCCCTGAGCGGCCGGCCGATGCCGTGGAGCACGGCCTGCTTGGCGGCGCGCGTGGCCAGGGGGCCGTTGCCGGCGATCTGCTGGGCGATCTCTGTGGCCCTGTCCCTCAGGCGGGCCAGCGGGACCACGTGGTTGACGAAGCCGATGCGGTACGCCTCCTGGGCGTCGTAGATCTTGCCCGTGAGGATGATCTCCATGGCCCGGCCCAGCCCGACGATGCGCTGGAGCCGGGAGCAGCCGCCGTCGCCGGGCATGAGCCCCCACTTGATCTCCTGGTGGCCGAAGGTAGCGTGCTCGGCGGCGATGCGGATGTCGCAGAACTCGGCCAGCTCGTGCCCGCCGGCGATGCAGTAGCCGTTGATGGCGGCGATGATCGGCGTGTAGATCTCGTAGCCGCCCGAGATCCCCGCCCAGCCCGGGCCCTGGAAGGCGCGCCGCCGGTTCTCCTCCTCGGAGGTGTCGCGGATGTAGGGGATGAGCGTCTTGAGGTCGGCCCCGCTGCAGAAGGCCTTGTCGCCGGCGCCGGTGAGGATCGCCGCCCGCACGTCGCGGTCGCGCTTGACCTCGTCCCAGACGGCCAGCAGCGCCCCGGACGTCTCGGGGTCGATGCAGTTGTGGACCTCGGGGCGATTGAGCGTGACGTATGCCAGCGCCCCCCGCTTCTCGTAGAGCACGGTGTTGGGCATCGGGAGCCTCTCCTCTCAGACCGCAGCGGTGGGCGCCCCGGCCGCCTCAGCGCGCGGCCGTCCCGGCCGTGGTGGCGCGCGCCCGGAAGTGGAGGATCGCCTCGAGGACTCCGCCTGCCACGGAGCGGGCCTTGTCCGAGACGCTGAAGCAGTGCTCGGTGCGCGCGCGGGGATCCACGTCGCCGATCTTCTGGCCGGCGCGCACCCGGCTTCCCTCCCGGACGAGACCGCGCAGGACTCCCGCGATCCGGGCGGTGACGGGCTGTCCGTCGACCTCGCCGACAAGGGCTCCGGCCTCGACCCGCTCGCCGATGGCCAACCGCGCCCGGAGGCATCCCGCGGCGGGGGCCCGGAGGAGGCGCTCGGCGCCGAAGCCTCCGATCTCCCCCGGCACGCCCGTGTTGGGCTCCGCCTGCCCGTCGAGGATCACCGAGCCGAGGGCGTGGCCGCGATTCGTCTCGATCACCGCGTCCACGTCACCGCCCGCGGTGAAGCCGGGCCCGAGGCCGATGACGACCGGGGCCTCGCCCCGCGCTGTCCCGAGATTCGTCTTGGCCATGCGCGCGTCGACGACGGCGGCTGGCGCGAGGGCGGTCCGGGCTCGGTCCTCCGGATCCACGAGCACGGCCACGGCCCCCGAGCGCGCGAGGCGGCGCGCCTCGGCCACGCTCGCGCAGAGCCGCGCGCGGGTCCCCTCCACCGACACGGCGCCCTCGTGAACCACCTCCGAGAAGGCCACCGCCCGCCTGACGGCGGTGGGCGCTGCCAGCTCCGTCATGACGACGGCGAATCCGCTCCGGACGAGCCTCACCGCGCAGCCGGTGGCGAGGTCACCCGCGCCCTTGATCAGCACCAGGGGCCGGGGCCTCATCGGGCGGCGCACCGCCTGGCGGCGGGGAGCCCCGCGCCGCAGCGTACCTGGACCAGCTCCGCGGCGATGGCCACGGCGATCTCTGCCGGCGTCTCTGCGCCGATGCGGAGCCCGATAGGCGCCCGCACCCGCGCGGTGAGCTCAGGGGGCACCCCCGCTGACTCGAGGTGGCGGAACACCTCCTGGACGCGGCGGCGGCTGCCGATCATCCCGATGTAGGCCGCGTCCGAGGCGATGACCGCCCTGAGCGCGGCCTCGTCGTGCTGATGGCCGCGAGTGACCAGGACGAGATACGTGGAGGGCCCGATGGGCCGCGTCGCCAGCACGGCCTCCACGGGCCCCACCAGGACGGTATCGGCCTCCGGGAAGCGCTCGCGGCTGGCGAAGGCGCCCCGGTCGTCCAGCACCGTGACCTCGAAGTCGAGGAGCTTGCCCAGCCCGGCCAGTGGCAGGGCGATGTGCCCCGCCCCCACGATGACGAGCTCGGGCCGGGGAGCGCGCGCCTCCACGAACACGCCGAGCCCCTCGCCCTCGTCACCGCGCTCCCAGGACGAGCCCGACGGGCGTAGCCAGGCGAGGCGGCTTCCCCCCGACGCCAGGGCCGCCGCCGCCAGCTGGCGGAGCACGGGATCGAGGCCGCCGGGGGCTGCACCCAGGAGCGCCCCATCCGGCTCCGCCAGCCACTTGGCCCCCACCGGGATCGCGGCGGCGCCTGGCGGGTTCGCCACCGCCACCAGGCAGGCGACGGGCCGGCCCGCGGCCTCCGCCCTTTCCACTCCGCGCACGACGTCGAGATCAGGGAGCCCGACGGCCACCCGAGGCTCCCAGCGCCAGCCGTCCACGAAGACCTCCATGACGCCGCCGCAGTTGGTGGGGCTCAGATCGTTCATCTCGCCGGTCAGGTCCACCTGGCAGATCCGGGGCCGCCCCTCTTCCAGCACCCGGGCGGCCTCCCAGAAGACCTGCGCCTCGCCGCAGCCGCCGCCCACGCTACCCACGATGGCGCCGTCCCGGCGGACGATCATGCAGGCGCCGACTTCCCGGGGTGTGGAGCCGCGCGCCGCGACGACGGTGGCCGTGGCCACCGGCTCCCCCGCCTGCGCGAGTTCGGCCAGGCGGCGGTAGACGCTGCTCACCGGCCCTCCTGGCGCCCGCCCCGCGCGCGCGCCGCGTCCAGCGCCGCCAGGACCCTGGCCGGCATGATGGGGAGGCTCGTGATGCGGACGCCGGCGGCGTCGTACACGGCATTGGCCACCGCGGCCATCACACCCGAGACGGCGCCCTCGCCGACCTCCTTGGCGCCGAAGGGGCCGTGGGGCTCTTGGCTGTGGATCATGCCGCTCACCATGGCCGGCGTGTCGTGAGTGATGGGGATCCGGTAGTTGAGGAAGTCCGGGTTGAAGACCTGCCCCTCGCGGAGGTCCACGCGCTCCTGCAGCGTCTGCCCCAGCGCCATGGAGACGCAGCCCTCGATCTGGCCCTCGACGATCTGGGGGTTCAGCGGGAAGCCGCAGTCGTGGTAGGTGACGACGCGGAGGACGCGCACCCGCCCCGTCCAGGTGTCCACCTCGACCTCCGCGAGCTGGGCGGCGAAGCCGTAGGCCTCGGTCCAACGCCCCTTGGCCGTGCTGAGGCTCGGGTGCAGCCCCGCGTCGGGGACGCTCTTGTGGTACCCCTTGCCGATGATGGGGTCGCCGCTGGCCTGCTTCACGCTGGCGGCGATGATCGCGCCGTAGGAGAGCCGGCGGTGGGCGGCCCCCTTCACCGACACGACCTTGTCGCGCGCCTCGAGGTCGCGCACGTCGGCCTCCAGCAGCCGCGCGGCCATCTCCAGGAGCTGCCGCCGGGCGTCCTCGGCCGCCAGGCGCACGGCCTTGCCGGTGACGAAGGCGCCGCCTGACAGGAAGCTGCCGAACTCGATGGGGGTGAGCTCCGTGTCCCCGGAGACGATGCGGATGTCCGAGAGCGGCACGCCCAGCTCCTCGGCGGCGATCTGCGACAGCGTCGTCTCCGACCCCTGTCCCATCTCCACCGTGCCGGCGAAGAGCGTGGCCCCGCCGTCGTCCGCGAGCTTCAGCACCGCCGCGGAGGCGAAGGGGTAGTACGGCGACCCGCTGAACATGGAGCAGGCCGACAGCCCGACCCCCCGCTTGAACCGCTCCGAGCCCGTCCAGTGGCTCTGCCGGCGCTTCGCCCCCCAGCCCCCGTCGCGAGCCGCCGCCTCGATGGCGTCCTTCAGGCCGCAGGAGCGCAGGACATCGCCGCTCGTCGGCATGACCTCGCCCTGGCTCCGCGCGTTCCGCCGCATCAGCTCCACCATGTCGATGCCGAGGTCCTCGGCCAGCATGTCCATGTGCGAGTCCACGGCGAAGCGGATGAAGGGGGCCCCATGGCCCCGCTTGGGGCCCTTCACGGGGTTGTTCGTGTACACGGCGAGGCCCTCGTAGCGCAGGGCCGGGACGCGGTAGACGGGGATGTTGTACGAGTAGCAGAGAAAGATGACCACGGGACCGGTGCCGCGGTAGGCACCGGTGTCCACCACCACCTGGATGTCCTGGGCCGCGATGATCCCCTCCCGGCTCACCCCGGTCTTGACGCGCACCGTCGCCTGGAAGTCCATGCGGGTGGTGGTGAGCGACTCCTCGCGGGAGAGCTCGATGAGCACGGGGCGCCCCGCCTTGCGGCTCAGGAGCGCGGCGGCGATCTCGTAGGGGAAGACGTCGATCTTCCCGCCGAAGGCCCCGCCCACGTAGCTCTTGTGGATGCGCACGTGGCTCGGCGGCAGACCCAGGGCCTTGGAGAGCACGAAGCGCTTGTAGAAGATCCCCATGCTCGAGACATGCATGTTGAGCTTGCCGCCCTGGTCCCAGAAGGCCACCGCGGCGTGGGGCTCCAGCGGCGCGTGCGCCACCGGCGCCACCTCGAAGCGGTCCTCCCGGACGTGGTGCGCGCCGGCGAATCCCCCGCCGAGGTCGCCGAACTCGACGTAGGTGCGCGCGGCCACGTTGTCCTGGCGCGGCACGGGCTCGGACTGGGGGCGGCCCCGCGCGCCCCAGTCCTCCCAGATGGTCTTGCCAGGATAGTCGGCTTCGTGCACCAGGGGGGCGCCGGGGGTGAGGGCGTCGGGGGCGGTGAAGACCGCGGGCAGCTCCTCGTGGTCCACGCGGATGAGCCGGAGGGCCTCCTCGGCCGTCTCGGCGTCCACCGCGGCCACGGCGGCGATCTCGTCGCCGATGTAGCGCACGCGGTCGAGCGCCAGGGGCGGCTCGTCGGCCGGGTAACGGGGCGTGTCGACGAAGGCCACCCTGAGCCCGGCCGTGTCGCGCCCCGTGACCACGGCGTGGACGCCCTTGAGACGCTCCGCCCGGCTCGTGTCGACGTTGAGGATGCGGGCATGAGGCCACGGGCTTCTGAGGATCTTCCCGCGCAGCATGCCGGGCAGCCGCACATCGGCCGTGTAGCCGGCCGCGCCGGTCACCTTCTCCCGGGCATCCACGCGAGGCAGCGGCTTGCCGACGACTGTGTAGTCGCTCATGCGCGCACCTCAGGGGCGACAGAGCCGGGGAGCCCGGGCTGCCTCATGCGCCGGATCGCGGTGCGGACGGCGTCGAGGACCTTCACGTACCCCGTGCAGCGGCAGAGATTGCCCGACAGCGCCTCCAGGATCTCGGCCTCCGTGGGCTCGGGACGCTCGTCGAGCAGCGCCGTGACGGTGATCAGCATGCCGGGCGTGCAGAAACCGCATTGCACGGCGCCGTGCTCGACGAAGGCTTCCTGCACCGGGTGCAGCCCGCCCCCCCGGGCGAGGCCCTCGACGGTAACGATCTCGTGCCCCGAGGCCTCCACGGCCAGCGTGAGGCAGGAGCTGACCGGACGGCCGTCCAGGAGGACCGCGCAGGCGCCGCAGGCCCCGAGGTCGCAGCCCCGCTTGGAGCCCGTCAGCCCGAGGTCCTCACGCAGCACGTCCAGCAGGGTCCGCTCCGGGCGAACCACCAGGTCGTGGGTCTGGCCATTCACGCTGAGCTGGACGAGCTCCTTCATCGCGTCCTCCATCCCTGCGCCAGCGCGGCGGCGCGCTCGACCGCATCCACCGCCATGAGCCCGGCCAGGCGCCGCTTGTGCGGCACGGCGTCCGTGAGGAAGAGCGCCCCGAGGGAGCGCGTTGCCAGCTGCGCCAGCTCCCGGTCGCCGGCGGCGGGGACCGGACCTCCGGCGAGCGCCGCCTCGAGTTCGGGCAGGCGGCAGGGCGCCGACCGGGCCCCGGTGAGCGCGATGCGGGCGGAGGCGATCGTTCCGCCCCCCGACAGCGCCACCGCGGCGGCGATGCCGAGCAGCGGGAAGTCGATGGAGTCGCGGGGGCTGTGCTTGAGATAGGCGGTCCCCGAGCGCGCCGGAGGGGCGGGCACCGCGATCTCCGT includes the following:
- a CDS encoding enoyl-CoA hydratase/isomerase family protein — encoded protein: MPNTVLYEKRGALAYVTLNRPEVHNCIDPETSGALLAVWDEVKRDRDVRAAILTGAGDKAFCSGADLKTLIPYIRDTSEEENRRRAFQGPGWAGISGGYEIYTPIIAAINGYCIAGGHELAEFCDIRIAAEHATFGHQEIKWGLMPGDGGCSRLQRIVGLGRAMEIILTGKIYDAQEAYRIGFVNHVVPLARLRDRATEIAQQIAGNGPLATRAAKQAVLHGIGRPLRDGIAFETDTFSYLCRSEDWLAGHRAFLTRSTAVFRGR
- a CDS encoding ribose-phosphate pyrophosphokinase — its product is MILFSLPAYEGLAGALERLAALDRGHFSIARFSNGELHAAIDTTVADQACLLLGSVAPPDADLLSTLLLSHTLAKEGAARITALLPYLGYSRHDRDEPRKSLGTAWVGELLRASGTTEVITVDVHSPLAHKRVPIPVRSLSPAGLFADALTSVAPEDPTLVAPDEGALERCEAVRRLAGIERPVAYFTKKRTETGVLHSTLHGVVGPSAVIVDDILDTGGTLISACEALGRAAVGTIVVMVTHGLFTGTSWQRLGMLAVRRIYCTDTLPPPPPSTAPPIEVLSVARLLSSALNASEGGTAG
- a CDS encoding alpha/beta fold hydrolase — protein: MGFSDREEAGRQLAERLAALISPPSVLAAIPRGGVAVALPAVRRLRLPLTVVYARKLTAPIAPELAFGALDEDGEVLMDADIVAQLELRPEDIEAAKTRVGAEIRRRMALYKVPPLEHYLPGSGVVLIDDGLATGLTMLAALAYARRHGARDVTVAVPCAAGEAARRFRREADRFLSLIVDESFVAVGNYYRDFSPVSDQQVLAMLARSGERDIAGNPWGLALSFTNARGLRLSGTLLTPATGGPHPAVVFAHGWGSGQASPRNRKVAEELVAEGFAALLFDFTGHGDSEGTETDSTLDQQVDDLGAAIGLLEALDEVDSSRVGVMGASSGGAVALLTAAQDARIRALVLRSANPTGAKAAASAVNVPTLLIVGEYDEPIRAANEELLAGLTGPARLEVVPGGDHLFGDLQALGQAARLTTAWFGRHLR
- a CDS encoding EF2563 family selenium-dependent molybdenum hydroxylase system protein; the protein is MRPRPLVLIKGAGDLATGCAVRLVRSGFAVVMTELAAPTAVRRAVAFSEVVHEGAVSVEGTRARLCASVAEARRLARSGAVAVLVDPEDRARTALAPAAVVDARMAKTNLGTARGEAPVVIGLGPGFTAGGDVDAVIETNRGHALGSVILDGQAEPNTGVPGEIGGFGAERLLRAPAAGCLRARLAIGERVEAGALVGEVDGQPVTARIAGVLRGLVREGSRVRAGQKIGDVDPRARTEHCFSVSDKARSVAGGVLEAILHFRARATTAGTAAR
- a CDS encoding sigma-70 family RNA polymerase sigma factor; its protein translation is MPGGDFREERERMVGTQIAARGIWGPMSKMKGSKRGQHRAGRVLSPGAARDLEREWRKRAIQRGVLPVSRIHLPLPLLRHPGRSLIVASVDPVGGAAAEPIEEVELEQALRQRAWARSLEATEEPAVSGSGPAGPLEAFEEQEEEIEEARPPDSVQRYLNEIGKAKLLTAAQEVEIGQRVEAGQTELRRALVAVPIAVKTLLDLAARVRCREIPSDDLILFPETGEPSPAKVRAVLAAFARVRRLATEIGKLEGARRGPSPAAERRISRARERLQQIVAELPIRSAVVEELVVELERLNARMQKLEAEIPSRRAAEELRTVERHIGLPREEFQALVAHINEKDQVVREAKRALIEANLRLVVSVAKRYLRSGVPLLDLIQEGNVGLIKAVDRFQYRRGFRFSTYATWWIRQAITRGIADRARTIRIPVHLVQTLTLLSGARRALAEELGREPTVEELARRMRMPAQKIRPLLETPTAPLSLEMPIHNERGTKLADSIEDKQATPPDASVLTEDMAAQVGQALATLSGREREILRLRFGIGTDHEHSLEEIGAQLSLTRERIRQIATGALQKLREPLGGRDLRVLIEAS
- a CDS encoding cobalamin B12-binding domain-containing protein, which encodes MRPVRVLIGMLGLDQHEVGAVAVARLLRDAGMEVIYLGRFNLPPGIVKTAGDENADVIGLSCHSWEYLHYIDELLALLRQQGLSIPVVVGGSVLTAGDESLLRDKGVAATFGPTSSAEDIPAAIRSLVTSARRP
- a CDS encoding SDR family oxidoreductase, with amino-acid sequence MRLENRVAVVTGAARGIGRATALLLAREGARVGVVDVVPEVAETAAVIEQGGGRAASVVFDIADPVRVREGVEALRQALGPIDILVNNAGIVSNIAPVARMMPEAWQREIGVNLSGAFHMIQAVIGSMAERRWGRIVNVSSVAALGGLHNQVGYAASKAGLLGLTKTVTLEHARDGITCNAVLPGLIATPLVAAMPVEIREGAVAVTPARRLGEVEEVAHLIAFLVSDRAAFINGAEIPVDGGLRLNAAALGSRKEAGAARRPP